The Schistocerca americana isolate TAMUIC-IGC-003095 unplaced genomic scaffold, iqSchAmer2.1 HiC_scaffold_111, whole genome shotgun sequence genome contains a region encoding:
- the LOC124560741 gene encoding nascent polypeptide-associated complex subunit alpha, muscle-specific form-like gives MWAYGLLLRRGKPTPPAGETDAPGGGNRRPRRGKPTPPAGETDAPGGGKPTPPAGETDAPGGGNRRPRRGKPTPPAGETDAPRRGKPTPPAGETDAPGGGNRRPRRGKPTPPAGGKRRPRRGKPTPPAGETDAPGGGNRRPRNVCGSALHNVDIVLDYTQAL, from the exons atgtgggcatacggactgctactgaggcgggggaaaccgacgcccccggcgggggaaaccgacgcccccggcgggggaaaccgacgcccccggcgggggaaaccgacgcccccggcgggggaaaccgacgcccccggcggggggaaaccgacgcccccggcgggggaaaccgacgcccccggcgggggaaaccgacgcccccggcgggggaaaccgacgcccccggcgggggaaaccgacgccccccggcgggggaaaccgacgcccccggcgggggaaaccgacgcccccggcgggggaaaccgacgcccccggcgggggaaaccgacgcccccggcggggggaaaacgacgcccccggcgggggaaaccgacgcccccggcgggggaaaccgacgcccccggcgggggaaaccgacgcccccg aaatgtttgtggaagcgcacttcacaatgttgatattgtgctggactatacacaagcactgtaa